One window of the Archangium primigenium genome contains the following:
- a CDS encoding TatD family hydrolase — translation MIDTHCHLDASRFDADREDVLARAWAAGLHGILVPGVGPDNWEPLGAMSRAEPRLQVGLGIHPQMLPHLPPEEDGAHLERLDALLARGGAIAVGECGLDGPSAAGAPMERQVAVLRGHLALARKHDLPVLMHCFRAHPALIDLLKHEPLPEAGILMHSYGGGVDLARFYIQKGCHFSFAGPVTWAEARKPLDALRVIPPERLMVETDAPDQAPTPHRGQRSEPGYLPRVLEGMARVLGEPVEVLAQRTTENARRFFREAFPTPSR, via the coding sequence ATGATTGACACCCACTGCCACCTCGACGCGTCACGGTTCGACGCGGATCGCGAGGACGTCCTCGCGCGCGCCTGGGCCGCCGGCCTGCACGGCATCCTCGTGCCCGGTGTGGGACCGGACAACTGGGAGCCCCTGGGTGCCATGTCCCGCGCGGAGCCCCGGCTCCAGGTGGGGCTCGGCATCCATCCGCAGATGTTGCCCCACCTGCCTCCCGAGGAAGACGGAGCGCACCTGGAGCGCCTGGACGCGCTGCTCGCGCGCGGCGGCGCCATCGCGGTGGGCGAGTGTGGCCTGGATGGCCCCTCGGCCGCGGGCGCGCCCATGGAGCGGCAGGTGGCGGTGCTCCGGGGCCACCTGGCGCTGGCGCGCAAGCACGACCTGCCGGTGCTCATGCACTGCTTTCGCGCGCACCCGGCGCTCATCGACCTGCTCAAGCACGAGCCCCTGCCCGAGGCGGGCATCCTGATGCACAGCTATGGAGGGGGCGTGGACCTGGCGCGCTTCTACATCCAGAAGGGCTGCCACTTCTCCTTCGCGGGCCCGGTCACCTGGGCCGAGGCGCGCAAGCCCCTGGACGCCCTGCGCGTGATTCCCCCCGAGCGGCTCATGGTGGAGACGGACGCGCCGGACCAGGCCCCCACGCCCCACCGGGGCCAGCGCTCGGAGCCGGGCTACCTGCCCCGGGTGCTCGAGGGCATGGCCCGGGTGCTGGGCGAACCGGTGGAGGTGCTCGCCCAGCGGACGACCGAGAACGCCCGCCGCTTCTTCCGGGAAGCCTTCCCCACCCCTTCGCGGTAG
- a CDS encoding tRNA threonylcarbamoyladenosine dehydratase yields the protein MEPQPPAPETLVPPVTPSVEPKPFKLHRRFDRTGRLLGDPAMERLSAARVVVFGLGGVGSYAAEGMVRSGVGQLTLVDFDTVCVTNSNRQLHATVKTVGKPKAELMAQRCKDINPDVQVQSVREFYRDELADQLLSPGSYDYVVDAIDNVKAKLHLLHRCVSLGIPVVSSMGAAGRLDPTAIRVEDLCETHMDPFAKDIRKLLKRKYNVNTDRPTGITAVYSIETRRQPLSLRYDADDGFTCVCPNDNDFHTCEKRTQIDGSVAFVTSVFGMNAAGVVVRRLSVAR from the coding sequence ATGGAACCGCAGCCCCCCGCTCCCGAGACCCTTGTCCCTCCCGTGACGCCGTCCGTGGAGCCCAAGCCCTTCAAGTTGCACCGGCGCTTCGACCGGACCGGTCGCCTGCTCGGAGACCCGGCCATGGAGCGCCTGTCCGCGGCGCGGGTGGTGGTGTTCGGCCTGGGCGGCGTGGGCAGCTACGCCGCCGAGGGCATGGTGCGCAGCGGCGTGGGCCAGCTCACCCTGGTGGACTTCGACACCGTGTGCGTCACCAACTCCAACCGCCAGCTGCACGCCACCGTGAAGACGGTGGGCAAGCCCAAGGCGGAGCTGATGGCCCAGCGCTGCAAGGACATCAACCCGGACGTCCAGGTGCAGTCCGTGCGCGAGTTCTACCGCGACGAGCTGGCGGATCAGCTCCTGTCGCCGGGCAGCTACGACTACGTGGTGGACGCCATCGACAACGTGAAGGCGAAGCTGCACCTCTTGCACCGCTGCGTGAGCCTGGGCATCCCGGTGGTCAGCTCCATGGGCGCCGCGGGTCGCCTGGATCCCACCGCCATCCGCGTGGAGGACCTGTGCGAGACGCACATGGATCCCTTCGCCAAGGACATCCGCAAGCTGCTCAAGCGCAAGTACAACGTGAACACCGACCGGCCCACGGGCATCACCGCCGTATACTCCATCGAGACGCGGCGCCAGCCCTTGTCCCTGCGCTACGACGCGGACGACGGCTTCACGTGCGTGTGCCCCAACGACAACGACTTCCACACCTGCGAGAAGCGCACGCAGATCGACGGCAGCGTGGCCTTCGTCACCTCCGTGTTCGGCATGAACGCCGCGGGCGTGGTGGTGCGTCGGTTGTCGGTGGCACGTTAG
- a CDS encoding prepilin-type N-terminal cleavage/methylation domain-containing protein, translated as MTSRSPRTPRGFTLIELMVGTVTTTIILAAVALTVLAVQGSYQTESRIQVAVEGSRTAISFLEQRLRLASYGVDPRFAFDFGTDALDSHVKSNEVIALGDDVPVSVTDDLALRYRDPAWLRRGSLDGTRLLLEDGDVFDTAFPEGQRFILACKGSGNSVVLRLGAGGLSKGSSETSNFTVDETLSTSRRSEACLSKRDSTMPMVLLLHEVRVRIVDLNGRPFLMAFSTLENLDPAKAVPLAADVESFQVAYLMNRPQPDSAFRMAPAVDASSNPANWVLGDVGSAETERMPNPGAVPVPRFGTSYDDASRYNAHPANIRAVRVSVTVRSTNPELRGRRGFLRVDLEDSPEHATEDGYYRTTLTTTVRAPNMMSRSAFIPDLSRSDEPEQSNRLVWGG; from the coding sequence ATGACCTCGCGCTCCCCTCGAACGCCTCGCGGCTTCACGTTGATCGAGCTCATGGTGGGCACGGTCACCACCACCATCATCCTGGCCGCCGTGGCGCTGACGGTGCTGGCGGTCCAGGGCTCCTACCAGACCGAGTCGCGCATCCAGGTGGCGGTGGAGGGCTCGCGCACGGCCATCTCCTTCCTCGAGCAGCGGCTGCGGCTGGCCAGCTACGGCGTGGATCCGCGCTTCGCGTTCGACTTCGGCACCGATGCGCTGGACAGCCACGTCAAGAGCAACGAGGTGATCGCGCTGGGCGATGACGTGCCCGTGTCGGTGACCGACGACCTGGCGCTGCGCTACCGGGATCCGGCGTGGCTGCGCCGGGGCTCCCTGGACGGCACGCGGCTGCTGCTGGAGGACGGCGACGTCTTCGACACGGCCTTCCCCGAGGGCCAGCGCTTCATCCTCGCCTGCAAGGGCAGCGGCAACTCGGTGGTGCTGCGGCTCGGCGCGGGAGGCCTCTCCAAGGGGTCCTCGGAGACGAGCAACTTCACCGTGGACGAGACGCTGTCCACCTCGCGGCGCAGCGAGGCGTGCCTGTCCAAGCGCGACAGCACCATGCCCATGGTGCTGCTGCTGCACGAGGTGCGCGTGCGCATCGTGGACCTCAACGGGCGGCCGTTCCTGATGGCGTTCTCCACCCTGGAGAACCTGGACCCCGCCAAGGCCGTTCCCCTGGCCGCGGACGTGGAGTCCTTCCAGGTGGCCTACCTGATGAACCGCCCGCAGCCGGACAGCGCCTTCCGGATGGCCCCGGCGGTGGATGCCTCGTCCAATCCCGCCAACTGGGTGTTGGGGGACGTGGGCAGCGCGGAAACCGAGCGCATGCCCAACCCGGGCGCCGTGCCCGTGCCGCGCTTCGGCACGTCCTACGACGATGCCTCGCGCTACAACGCCCACCCGGCCAACATCCGCGCCGTGCGCGTGAGTGTCACCGTGCGCTCGACCAATCCCGAACTCCGGGGCCGTCGTGGCTTCCTCCGCGTCGACCTGGAGGACTCCCCCGAGCACGCGACCGAGGACGGCTACTACCGCACCACCCTGACCACCACCGTCCGTGCGCCGAACATGATGTCCCGTTCCGCGTTCATCCCCGACTTGTCACGCTCCGATGAGCCCGAGCAGTCCAATCGGCTCGTGTGGGGAGGCTGA
- a CDS encoding PD40 domain-containing protein translates to MTKRNVVIALMGALAMVATGCSKECETAADCSDKGSAGAGKQWTCSANACVASDVTTPPTETPDAGTGTPDAGTGTPDAGSGDAGTPPPAGDMTIAEDGDCSTTASCMAGLYCEAQKCKPLHLVVTERVGSGGSTTDRAVVVYYKTPGAGTATPPSAATTLSQDTSGTSRFPRWNREGTAVAFENTGADSTVALWSRPVPFGTASQTQLTTAAAAGTSEFRYMEWAPSKNIAWAKTAGGSTTGISYIEGTGGTVQAATANGVFPSWAGDGNSFAYSANGQGLKNRSFTTGADGVITGPSATAEQPMHNQKNDVLIYLDAKGETENIGGTTYLTGLYSFAPGGTEKKLVGARTESTEAAGEVKSFIANHTFSPTGTHLAYVRVYYYKPTVGSVVLCNGSNCGGRQGNVVFVHTIDDTGTAGAEIEFANEATLPSFSPDGYFLAYVSGSRLQVQKLNPAGTDAATLKDGAPLSHTWGTLQTNRGDDHRPRWQPR, encoded by the coding sequence ATGACCAAGCGGAATGTCGTGATCGCGCTCATGGGAGCGCTGGCGATGGTGGCGACCGGGTGTTCCAAGGAGTGCGAAACCGCCGCCGACTGTAGCGACAAGGGCAGCGCCGGTGCGGGCAAGCAGTGGACGTGCAGCGCCAACGCATGCGTGGCCTCGGATGTCACGACGCCCCCCACCGAGACGCCCGACGCGGGCACGGGTACGCCCGACGCGGGCACGGGCACCCCGGACGCCGGGAGCGGGGACGCGGGAACGCCGCCTCCCGCGGGCGACATGACGATCGCCGAGGACGGCGACTGCTCCACCACGGCGAGCTGCATGGCGGGGCTCTACTGCGAGGCCCAGAAGTGCAAGCCCCTGCACCTGGTGGTGACCGAGCGCGTGGGCAGCGGCGGGTCCACCACGGACAGAGCCGTGGTCGTCTACTACAAGACCCCGGGCGCCGGCACGGCCACGCCTCCCTCCGCGGCGACGACCCTGAGCCAGGACACCTCGGGCACCAGCCGCTTCCCGCGCTGGAACCGCGAGGGCACCGCGGTGGCCTTCGAGAACACGGGCGCCGACAGCACCGTGGCGCTCTGGAGCCGGCCCGTTCCGTTCGGCACCGCCTCCCAGACGCAGCTCACCACGGCCGCGGCCGCGGGCACCTCCGAGTTCCGCTACATGGAGTGGGCGCCCTCCAAGAACATCGCCTGGGCCAAGACGGCCGGCGGGTCCACCACGGGCATCTCGTACATCGAGGGCACGGGCGGCACGGTGCAGGCGGCCACCGCCAACGGCGTCTTCCCGTCCTGGGCGGGTGACGGCAACAGCTTCGCCTACAGCGCCAACGGCCAGGGCCTGAAGAACCGCTCCTTCACCACCGGCGCCGACGGCGTCATCACCGGCCCGAGCGCCACGGCCGAGCAGCCCATGCACAACCAGAAGAACGACGTGCTCATCTACCTGGATGCCAAGGGCGAGACGGAGAACATCGGCGGCACGACGTACCTGACGGGCCTCTACAGCTTCGCTCCGGGCGGGACCGAGAAGAAGCTCGTCGGGGCGCGCACCGAGAGCACCGAGGCCGCGGGCGAGGTGAAGTCCTTCATCGCCAACCACACCTTCTCGCCCACCGGCACGCACCTGGCCTACGTGCGCGTGTACTACTACAAGCCCACCGTGGGCTCGGTGGTGCTCTGCAACGGCAGCAACTGCGGGGGCCGCCAGGGCAACGTCGTCTTCGTCCACACCATCGACGACACGGGCACCGCGGGCGCGGAGATCGAATTCGCCAACGAGGCGACCCTGCCGTCCTTCTCGCCGGACGGGTACTTCCTCGCCTACGTCTCCGGCAGCCGCCTGCAGGTGCAGAAGCTCAACCCGGCGGGCACCGACGCCGCCACCCTCAAGGATGGCGCTCCGCTGAGCCACACCTGGGGCACGCTCCAGACCAACCGGGGTGATGACCACCGGCCGCGCTGGCAGCCGCGCTAG
- a CDS encoding prepilin cleavage protein: MVSSLRPPRRRMAARRGITLIEGMVASVVLLIGLVGVFQGILVASRQNTLANLTTHASGIASQVRVSLDVMGALRLLGPRPGGTGGFIETSRCTSDDNVRALAGGLQNLTPGADRWTVRCILDLDQAERTAAPAARLLPGYPAQDAERFRRVLVWVSRVDPKSEVTVEQISVVVSWNELGGRRFVIQHLSLYDSGEFGNKTGVQI; encoded by the coding sequence ATGGTTTCCTCCTTGCGTCCTCCGCGCCGTCGCATGGCCGCGCGGCGAGGCATCACCCTCATCGAGGGCATGGTGGCCTCGGTGGTGTTGCTCATCGGCCTGGTGGGGGTGTTCCAGGGCATCCTCGTGGCGAGCCGGCAGAACACGCTGGCCAACCTGACCACGCATGCCTCGGGGATCGCCTCCCAGGTGCGCGTGTCGCTGGACGTGATGGGCGCGCTCCGGCTGCTGGGCCCGCGCCCCGGGGGCACGGGGGGCTTCATCGAGACCTCGCGCTGCACCTCCGACGACAACGTCCGGGCGCTGGCCGGGGGCCTGCAGAACCTGACGCCGGGCGCGGACCGATGGACGGTGCGGTGCATCCTCGACCTGGACCAGGCCGAGCGCACCGCCGCTCCGGCCGCGCGCCTGCTGCCGGGCTACCCCGCCCAGGACGCGGAGCGCTTCCGCCGGGTGTTGGTCTGGGTGTCGCGCGTGGACCCCAAGTCCGAGGTGACGGTGGAGCAGATCTCGGTCGTGGTGTCGTGGAACGAGCTGGGGGGCCGCCGCTTCGTCATCCAGCACCTGAGCCTCTACGACTCGGGTGAGTTCGGCAACAAGACCGGTGTGCAGATCTGA
- a CDS encoding pilus assembly FimT family protein, translating to MKTQVNPTGRSAGFTLLEMVIVLGIVSVVTALSMAAYDAVGRRGALQSAAFDMQGVLSAARAKAMSRGFPVWVILYPTAGRAGMTDGQGAFMQVEDAAGAHVALPEGLFTLPMEVRRTVTALYYLEDYSKHVRFSALTPGLVGAYREPFAGMTVQTCSFCSGGTPRGAVGFYPDGSAHFVGGDGLYVTNPLKQSLTLSNLDQRMQYLFAIAGPSGYLASFSP from the coding sequence TTGAAAACCCAGGTGAATCCAACGGGGCGGAGCGCGGGCTTCACGCTGCTGGAGATGGTGATCGTGCTGGGCATCGTCAGCGTGGTGACGGCCCTGTCCATGGCGGCCTACGACGCGGTGGGCCGGCGGGGAGCGCTGCAGAGCGCCGCCTTCGACATGCAGGGGGTGCTCTCCGCGGCGCGGGCCAAGGCCATGTCCCGGGGCTTCCCGGTCTGGGTCATCCTCTACCCCACGGCGGGGCGTGCCGGGATGACGGACGGGCAGGGCGCCTTCATGCAGGTGGAGGACGCCGCGGGCGCCCACGTGGCGCTGCCCGAGGGGCTCTTCACTCTGCCCATGGAGGTCCGCCGCACCGTCACGGCGCTCTACTACCTGGAGGACTACAGCAAGCACGTGCGCTTCTCGGCGCTGACGCCCGGGCTGGTGGGCGCCTACCGCGAGCCCTTCGCCGGGATGACGGTGCAGACGTGCAGCTTCTGCTCGGGGGGCACGCCGCGGGGCGCCGTGGGCTTCTACCCGGATGGCAGCGCGCACTTCGTGGGTGGTGACGGCCTCTACGTGACCAATCCGCTCAAGCAGTCGCTGACGCTCAGCAACCTGGACCAACGCATGCAGTACCTCTTCGCCATCGCTGGCCCCAGCGGCTACCTGGCCTCCTTCTCCCCCTGA
- a CDS encoding PilC/PilY family type IV pilus protein, whose product MFRKLTLCLVVAMAALLRADTAAAVDQAACCLPTTSRLDSLMNPVQGGDEKFFSKTSGPPNILFIIDTSGSMHAWPTTWPTTRGCNHAFFNELGYKPDEVYPRLWTDLNTQSNDWFATSKYYTAPTAGYGVAFQTAPVSTSWANVNDACGTAVSSNAQERADCRQCLDTKGYYIQDGTASKRRVKGNFLNFYAPRDSGAVKVLADVVRDLNGVRFGVMAYETATYSNCWGPKSNRPTAQCLCIAQNTGPTCDKSYPLDNTSSESNRSAFLRNLTNQNGPLNGLGWDSCNTPLSDALYAAGYYFQSKSSPTPFTTMFGSTHAQPVNGGNDYTKTDGVCFECGFNAVILLTDGEPYDEGKILTLPAAIRNDTTPCTGCGTSSALHKVAKFLWEKDLRADKDGQQSVATYTIGFSEDVASSKLLQETARLGGGSFHSARSTSELKQALVQILDNINSRSNAFSSAAVNNLQSQGSSQLAILPRMVPSRSRGWAGKLYRFEQFSEFVEDVDKNNDGDRNDIFLVDKQGRPVAENDEGEFRRVASFSTPTTPAVLAEKAEPFWEAGESIAAMEVADRKIYTVTDNGRVRGGSKDGLINQDDGLVEFNLNNFDELRQYLSVTGAPICPTGLGTTYKPGLLLEKMKVTFLEAAVLINRVKPSLVVPELSTQANYDRLCAALIIQYVRGQDLFDEDGDGLRSEMRASALGDIFHSTPAVVNPPVEKFMCELGVSTQCVRTLYANNVNRGDTPLMDERVTLDGCQAGATEQKTMDAYSAYQYKQRLRQRLVLVGANDGMLHAIRDATGVESTDCSIAYPANSLNAGKEAWAFIPSDLLPRLQEMIQGHAYYVDGDIMVRDIWVDENNDNKKSSNEFHTVAVVAEGRGGTHYFALDLRWDPGTQGAVAAPRFRWMFPQPCTDEAMVFGKTLFSLSGKPPPIGPVLLDSVTGIERNGGTKSAERWVTMLSGGWSPGGDKGRGVYMVDVWNGKLGTRKDNLLWKWEYSPSTSNAGNKPREHMRYGFVSPVQMTDYGDNQKPSFDGFADTAVVGDLGGQLWTLRFFTPGIIGSAGLVENWSGARSFSMDRQDTAPGGSEDISKRAPFFYSTELALQLDNKALRAFVGTGNRYSVLDDGVGVCRFDNPQACSKLGCTKTQVDYKVTRNSADVHQVTSNWDNRLYKGGTTRTFNTPASYDYCGSATNSSFIKASFEERDTYSCPKPTSGSANYEFANTSVECGQQSGTGVFDCRVKEPGTTLYMGDVDVKTPASTAALGKNRFFGLWAYGGNRVFDENPGSASPKQAREFDAMRLTDRGGVRGSGDLVNVTDVSCTTAGACTCATSSTTCNPAKPIAAPEDAGWFYEYEGLAHKTASGSSVFASCTVWNSMYSAPAVSTNPRQSAACSGSFTSKARLYQGDFISGAPNCAVGFANPATNTFSRYQERSVVAPPPDPAMSIQVSKAGGVRYSTVFFEPGPNRDQASQMEVSGRKDILQYIYELPVPRGLHNCRHVSVNGGRSTCMPSEM is encoded by the coding sequence ATGTTCCGCAAGCTGACGTTGTGCCTTGTCGTCGCCATGGCGGCGCTGCTCCGGGCGGACACCGCGGCGGCCGTCGATCAGGCGGCCTGCTGTCTGCCCACCACCTCCCGGCTCGATTCGCTGATGAACCCGGTGCAGGGCGGAGACGAGAAGTTCTTCTCCAAGACGAGCGGCCCGCCCAACATCCTCTTCATCATCGACACCTCGGGCTCGATGCACGCGTGGCCCACCACCTGGCCCACCACCCGCGGGTGCAACCACGCGTTCTTCAACGAGCTTGGCTACAAGCCGGACGAGGTCTACCCGCGCCTGTGGACGGACCTGAACACCCAGTCCAACGACTGGTTCGCCACCAGCAAGTACTACACCGCGCCCACGGCGGGCTATGGCGTCGCCTTCCAGACGGCCCCGGTGAGCACGTCGTGGGCGAACGTGAACGATGCCTGCGGCACGGCGGTGTCCTCCAACGCCCAGGAGCGCGCGGACTGCCGCCAGTGCCTGGATACGAAGGGCTATTACATCCAGGACGGCACGGCCAGCAAACGCCGCGTCAAGGGCAACTTCCTCAACTTCTACGCGCCGCGTGACTCGGGCGCCGTGAAGGTGCTGGCCGACGTGGTGCGCGACCTGAACGGGGTGCGCTTCGGCGTGATGGCCTACGAGACGGCCACCTACAGCAACTGCTGGGGCCCCAAGTCCAACCGGCCCACGGCGCAGTGTCTGTGCATCGCCCAGAACACGGGCCCCACGTGTGACAAGTCCTACCCGCTGGACAACACGTCCTCGGAGAGCAACCGCAGCGCCTTCCTGCGCAACCTCACCAACCAGAACGGTCCCCTCAACGGCCTGGGGTGGGACAGCTGCAACACGCCGTTGTCGGACGCGCTCTACGCGGCGGGCTACTACTTCCAGTCCAAGTCGAGCCCCACGCCCTTCACCACGATGTTCGGCTCCACGCACGCGCAGCCCGTCAACGGCGGCAACGACTACACCAAGACGGACGGGGTGTGCTTCGAGTGCGGCTTCAACGCCGTCATCCTCCTGACGGACGGCGAGCCCTACGACGAAGGGAAGATCCTCACGCTGCCCGCGGCCATCCGCAACGACACCACGCCCTGCACGGGCTGTGGCACGTCCAGCGCGCTGCACAAGGTGGCCAAGTTCCTGTGGGAGAAGGATCTGCGCGCCGACAAGGACGGCCAGCAGAGCGTGGCGACCTACACCATCGGCTTCTCCGAGGACGTGGCCTCCAGCAAGCTCTTGCAGGAGACGGCACGGCTGGGCGGTGGGTCCTTCCACTCGGCCCGCAGCACGAGCGAGCTCAAGCAGGCCCTGGTGCAGATCCTCGACAACATCAACAGCCGCAGCAACGCGTTCTCCTCCGCGGCGGTGAACAACCTGCAGTCGCAGGGCTCCTCGCAGCTCGCCATCCTCCCGCGCATGGTGCCCTCGCGCAGCCGGGGTTGGGCGGGCAAGCTCTACCGGTTCGAGCAGTTCAGCGAGTTCGTCGAGGACGTGGACAAGAACAACGACGGCGACCGCAACGACATCTTCCTGGTGGACAAGCAGGGCAGGCCGGTGGCGGAGAACGACGAGGGCGAGTTCCGCCGCGTCGCGTCCTTCAGCACGCCCACCACGCCGGCGGTGCTCGCCGAGAAGGCCGAGCCCTTCTGGGAGGCGGGTGAGTCGATCGCCGCCATGGAGGTGGCCGACCGGAAGATCTACACGGTGACGGACAACGGGCGCGTGCGCGGCGGCTCGAAGGATGGGTTGATCAACCAGGACGACGGGCTCGTCGAGTTCAACCTGAACAACTTCGATGAGCTGCGCCAGTACCTGTCGGTGACCGGGGCGCCCATCTGCCCCACCGGCCTGGGGACCACCTACAAGCCCGGCCTCCTGCTGGAGAAGATGAAGGTGACGTTCCTCGAGGCCGCCGTGCTCATCAACCGCGTCAAGCCGTCCCTGGTGGTTCCGGAGTTGTCGACCCAGGCGAACTACGACCGGCTGTGCGCGGCCCTCATCATCCAGTACGTGCGGGGCCAGGACCTGTTCGACGAGGACGGCGATGGGCTGCGCTCCGAGATGCGCGCGTCCGCGCTGGGCGACATCTTCCACTCCACGCCCGCGGTGGTGAATCCGCCGGTGGAGAAGTTCATGTGCGAGCTGGGTGTGAGCACCCAGTGCGTGCGGACGCTCTACGCCAACAACGTGAACCGGGGTGACACGCCGCTCATGGACGAGCGCGTCACGCTCGATGGCTGCCAGGCCGGCGCCACCGAGCAGAAGACCATGGATGCCTACAGCGCCTACCAGTACAAGCAGCGGCTGCGGCAGCGCCTGGTGCTCGTGGGCGCCAACGACGGCATGCTGCACGCCATCCGGGACGCCACGGGCGTGGAGAGCACGGACTGCAGCATCGCGTACCCGGCCAACAGCCTGAACGCGGGCAAGGAGGCGTGGGCCTTCATCCCCTCGGACCTGCTCCCGCGGCTGCAGGAGATGATCCAGGGCCACGCCTACTACGTGGACGGCGACATCATGGTCCGCGACATCTGGGTGGACGAGAACAACGACAACAAGAAGTCCTCCAACGAGTTCCACACCGTGGCGGTGGTGGCCGAGGGCCGCGGCGGAACGCACTACTTCGCCCTGGATCTGCGCTGGGACCCGGGCACGCAGGGCGCGGTCGCGGCGCCCCGGTTCCGCTGGATGTTCCCGCAGCCCTGCACCGACGAGGCGATGGTGTTCGGCAAGACGCTCTTCAGCTTGAGCGGTAAGCCGCCCCCCATCGGTCCCGTGCTGCTGGACTCGGTGACGGGCATCGAGCGCAATGGCGGCACCAAGAGCGCCGAGCGCTGGGTGACGATGTTGTCGGGCGGCTGGTCTCCGGGCGGCGACAAGGGCCGCGGCGTCTACATGGTGGACGTGTGGAACGGCAAGCTGGGCACCCGGAAGGACAACCTGCTGTGGAAGTGGGAGTACTCGCCCTCGACCTCCAACGCCGGCAACAAGCCGCGCGAGCACATGCGCTACGGCTTCGTGTCGCCGGTGCAGATGACGGACTACGGCGACAACCAGAAGCCGTCCTTCGACGGGTTCGCGGACACCGCCGTGGTGGGTGACCTGGGCGGCCAGTTGTGGACGCTGCGCTTCTTCACGCCGGGCATCATCGGCAGCGCGGGCCTGGTGGAGAACTGGAGTGGTGCCCGCTCCTTCTCCATGGATCGCCAGGACACGGCGCCGGGCGGCTCGGAGGACATCAGCAAGCGCGCGCCCTTCTTCTACTCGACGGAGCTGGCCCTGCAGCTGGACAACAAGGCGCTGCGCGCCTTCGTGGGCACGGGCAACCGCTACTCGGTGCTGGATGACGGCGTGGGCGTCTGCCGCTTCGACAACCCGCAGGCCTGCTCGAAGCTCGGCTGCACCAAGACCCAGGTGGACTACAAGGTCACGCGCAACAGCGCCGACGTCCACCAGGTGACGAGCAACTGGGACAACCGCCTCTACAAGGGCGGCACGACCCGGACGTTCAACACCCCCGCCAGCTACGACTACTGCGGCTCGGCGACCAACTCGAGCTTCATCAAGGCGTCGTTCGAGGAGCGCGACACGTACTCTTGCCCCAAGCCGACCTCGGGTTCCGCGAACTACGAGTTCGCCAACACCTCCGTGGAATGCGGTCAGCAGTCCGGCACGGGCGTGTTCGACTGCCGCGTGAAGGAGCCGGGCACCACCCTGTACATGGGGGACGTGGACGTGAAGACGCCGGCGTCCACGGCCGCGCTCGGCAAGAACCGCTTCTTCGGCCTGTGGGCCTACGGCGGCAACCGCGTGTTCGACGAGAACCCCGGCAGCGCCTCGCCCAAGCAGGCCCGGGAGTTCGACGCCATGCGCCTGACGGATCGCGGCGGCGTGAGGGGCTCGGGTGACCTGGTCAACGTGACGGACGTGTCCTGCACCACGGCGGGGGCCTGCACGTGCGCGACGTCGAGCACCACGTGCAATCCCGCCAAGCCCATCGCGGCGCCGGAGGACGCGGGCTGGTTCTACGAGTACGAGGGTCTGGCGCACAAGACGGCCAGCGGCTCGTCGGTGTTCGCCAGCTGCACGGTGTGGAACTCCATGTACTCGGCGCCGGCGGTGTCCACCAACCCGCGCCAGTCCGCGGCCTGCTCCGGCTCGTTCACGAGCAAGGCCCGGCTGTACCAGGGTGACTTCATCTCCGGCGCGCCCAACTGCGCGGTGGGCTTCGCCAACCCGGCCACCAACACGTTCTCCCGCTACCAGGAGCGCTCGGTGGTGGCCCCGCCGCCGGATCCCGCCATGTCCATCCAGGTGTCCAAGGCGGGCGGCGTGCGCTACAGCACCGTGTTCTTCGAGCCCGGGCCCAACCGCGATCAGGCGAGCCAGATGGAGGTCTCGGGCCGCAAGGACATCCTGCAGTACATCTACGAGCTGCCCGTGCCGCGCGGGCTCCACAACTGCCGCCACGTGTCGGTGAACGGCGGCCGCTCCACCTGCATGCCCTCGGAGATGTAG